A single genomic interval of uncultured Desulfobulbus sp. harbors:
- a CDS encoding PatB family C-S lyase, whose product MNNSNGSGAVAHTAPFDFDTLIDRRSSSSLKWDHYKGQDILPLWVADMDFPSPPAVMAALRERLEHPIFGYTLAPQSLVEAVLAHVEHHYGWRIEAEWLVWLPGLVTGLNAVCLAVGGPKDEVITSTPIYPPFMSAPELMGQTTVTVPLIQEGTHWRMDIEGMRRAITARTRLLLLCNPHNPVGRVWSREELLALADLAEEHDLLICSDEIHADLILDAEKKHLPLAMLDARISRRTITLQAPSKTYNIPGLGCSYAVVADPGLRQRLRRAMDGIVPHVNLLGYTAAEAAYRHGEPWRLALLDYLRGNRDLVFEAIREMPGLEMTPVEATYLAWIDLRGRGIDHPQRFFENAGIGLSGGRSFGSPGFVRLNFACPRSLLQEALLRMRRSLG is encoded by the coding sequence GTGAACAACAGCAACGGTTCGGGGGCGGTAGCACACACCGCCCCCTTTGATTTTGACACACTCATCGATCGTCGGTCCTCCAGCAGCCTGAAGTGGGATCACTACAAGGGGCAGGATATTCTCCCCCTGTGGGTGGCGGATATGGATTTCCCCTCGCCGCCGGCAGTGATGGCGGCCCTCCGCGAGCGGCTGGAGCACCCCATCTTTGGCTACACCCTGGCGCCGCAATCCTTGGTCGAGGCAGTGCTGGCGCATGTCGAGCACCACTATGGCTGGCGGATCGAGGCCGAGTGGCTGGTATGGCTGCCGGGCCTGGTCACCGGCTTGAACGCGGTCTGCCTGGCGGTCGGCGGGCCGAAAGACGAGGTGATCACCTCCACCCCGATCTATCCGCCCTTCATGAGTGCGCCAGAGTTGATGGGCCAGACGACGGTGACCGTGCCCCTGATCCAGGAGGGGACCCATTGGCGGATGGATATCGAGGGCATGCGCCGGGCCATCACTGCCAGGACCAGGTTGCTTTTGCTCTGCAATCCGCACAATCCGGTGGGGCGTGTGTGGAGCCGGGAAGAGTTGCTGGCATTGGCTGATCTGGCCGAAGAGCACGATCTGCTTATCTGCAGTGATGAGATTCACGCCGACCTGATTCTCGATGCCGAGAAGAAACACCTTCCCCTGGCCATGCTCGATGCCCGGATCAGCCGTCGCACCATCACCCTGCAGGCGCCGAGCAAGACCTACAACATCCCCGGCCTGGGCTGCTCCTATGCGGTGGTCGCCGATCCTGGGCTCCGCCAGCGGTTGCGGCGGGCCATGGACGGCATTGTGCCCCATGTCAACCTCTTGGGCTATACCGCGGCCGAGGCCGCCTATCGTCATGGCGAGCCCTGGCGTCTGGCCCTGCTTGACTATCTCCGTGGAAACCGCGATCTTGTGTTTGAGGCGATCAGAGAAATGCCCGGACTGGAGATGACCCCGGTCGAGGCGACCTACCTCGCCTGGATCGATCTGCGCGGCAGGGGCATCGACCATCCGCAGCGCTTTTTCGAGAATGCCGGGATCGGACTCTCCGGTGGCCGATCCTTTGGCAGTCCTGGGTTTGTTCGCCTGAATTTCGCCTGTCCGCGGTCCCTGTTGCAGGAGGCCCTGCTGCGGATGCGCCGCTCTCTGGGCTGA